One window of the Benincasa hispida cultivar B227 chromosome 3, ASM972705v1, whole genome shotgun sequence genome contains the following:
- the LOC120072936 gene encoding probable indole-3-acetic acid-amido synthetase GH3.1 — MAVVSSLSHAKALRFIEEITTDADSVQQRVLAEILNQNADTEYLNRFRLSRTAGRDEFKSKVPVVTYEDLQPDIQRIANGDRSPIFSSRPISEFLTSSGTSAGERKLMPTIKEEMERRQLLYSLLMPIMNKFVPGLDKGKGLYFLFVKAETKTPGGLLARPVLTSYYKSDIFKTRPYDPFNDYTSPNDAILCPNSFQSMYTQMLCGLLMRGQVLRVGAVFASGLLRAIHFLQLNWKQLAHDVATGTLNPKITDSCLRECITSKYLTNPNPELAEFISKECSTEEWEGIITRIWPNTKYLDVIVTGAMAQYIPTLEFYSGGLPMACTMYASSECYFGVNLNPMCKPSEVTYTIMPNMGYFEFLPHDMSSSPTRLVDLADVEVGKEYELVITTYSGLCRYRVGDILHVTGFHNAAPQFRFVRRKNVLLSIDSDKTDEAELQKAIDNAALLLKGFNTSVVEYTSYADTKTIPGHYVIYWELLVKDEVTNFPSREILNLCCLAIEESLNSVYRQCRVADNSIGPLEIRVVKNGTFEELMDYAISRGASINQYKAPRCVNFTPILELLDSRVTSVHFSPSKPHWTPERRH, encoded by the exons ATGGCTGTTGTTTCTTCACTTTCCCATGCTAAGGCTCTCCGGTTCATAGAGGAGATTACTACAGATGCTGACTCGGTTCAGCAGAGGGTGTTGGCTGAGATTTTGAATCAGAATGCTGATACGGAGTATCTGAACCGGTTCCGGCTCAGTAGAACCGCCGGCCGAGATGAGTTTAAGTCAAAAGTTCCAGTGGTTACTTACGAAGATCTCCAGCCTGATATCCAACGTATTGCCAATGGCGATCGCTCCCCTATCTTTTCCTCTCGTCCCATTTCTGAGTTTCTTACCAG TTCGGGGACATCGGCTGGGGAGAGAAAACTAATGCcgacaattaaagaagaaatgGAACGTCGTCAGCTACTTTACAGCCTTCTAATGCCCATCATGAACaa GTTTGTGCCAGGGTTGGACAAAGGGAAAGGACTTTACTTTTTGTTTGTGAAGGCAGAAACTAAGACCCCTGGAGGGCTACTGGCACGTCCGGTTCTCACTAGCTACTACAAGAGTGACATCTTCAAGACTAGACCATACGATCCTTTCAATGACTACACTAGCCCAAATGACGCCATTCTATGCCCCAATTCCTTTCAAAGCATGTACACTCAAATGTTATGTGGCTTGTTGATGCGTGGCCAAGTCCTCCGTGTCGGCGCCGTCTTTGCCTCCGGTCTCCTTCGCGCCATTCACTTCCTCCAGCTCAACTGGAAACAGCTGGCACACGACGTCGCCACCggaaccctaaaccctaaaatcACGGACTCTTGTCTCCGTGAATGCATAACATCCAAATACCTAACAAACCCGAATCCGGAGCTGGCGGAATTCATCTCCAAGGAATGCTCCACGGAAGAATGGGAAGGGATTATCACTAGAATTTGGCCGAATACTAAATATTTGGATGTGATTGTGACTGGAGCCATGGCTCAGTATATTCCTACGCTCGAATTTTATAGCGGGGGTTTACCCATGGCTTGCACTATGTACGCTTCATCCGAATGTTATTTTGGGGTAAATTTAAACCCAATGTGTAAACCCTCGGAAGTGACTTACACCATCATGCCAAACATGGGCTACTTTGAATTCCTCCCCCACGACATGTCTTCTTCTCCGACTCGACTTGTCGACCTTGCTGATGTGGAAGTCGGGAAAGAATACGAGCTCGTGATCACAACATACTCTGGACTCTGCCGTTACCGAGTCGGTGACATCCTACACGTAACTGGGTTCCACAACGCGGCCCCACAGTTCCGATTCGTGAGGAGGAAGAACGTTCTTTTGAGCATTGATTCTGACAAGACGGATGAAGCCGAGTTGCAAAAGGCCATTGACAATGCGGCgttgttgctgaaggggtttaACACTAGCGTGGTGGAGTACACGAGCTATGCAGATACCAAAACAATTCCCGGACATTATGTTATATATTGGGAGCTTCTTGTGAAAGACGAAGTTACAAATTTCCCTTCAAGAGAGATTTTAAACCTGTGTTGTCTGGCTATTGAAGAGAGCTTGAACTCGGTGTACCGCCAATGTCGAGTGGCCGATAACTCAATCGGACCGTTGGAGATCAGGGTGGTGAAAAATGGGACGTTTGAAGAGCTAATGGACTATGCGATCTCAAGGGGGGCGTCGATCAACCAGTATAAGGCACCACGGTGCGTAAACTTCACGCCCATTCTCGAACTTCTCGACTCTAGGGTAACCTCTGTGCACTTCAGCCCATCCAAGCCACACTGGACACCGGAACGACGCCATTAA